One region of Deltaproteobacteria bacterium genomic DNA includes:
- a CDS encoding DUF362 domain-containing protein yields the protein MSKVIIRKAAYDNLTQIIHEIFEAVSIDLQNKKVFIKPNLVRPAPPEKAATTHPALLKAIAEEVIKRGGTPWMGDNGIDVQNLYRVTEVEQTCAPYMVNISKGASLFEIGGFRVPISRSFVEADIFINVPKLKTHVIAGMTCCLKNPFGLIPGNFKARMHARTGHAKRLTEFFLDLYRWRIPDLNIVDGILAMEGDGPSFGNPREVGKIIAGKDGIAVDAVCARLISFQNPRGIKLIDLAEKKGLVNFDLNHPQVDGPFEVIGDFVHPSTYTVNIPGKKSPFAMNSENYLQVWTELGEVNPACNEALCTRCGDCPSACPSGAILMQPYPRVDPEKCVSCFCCVEVCPEKALMIPMTDELLEKRSRMGM from the coding sequence ATGTCTAAAGTCATCATAAGAAAGGCTGCTTACGATAATCTGACTCAAATCATCCATGAGATATTTGAGGCGGTCTCGATCGACCTTCAGAACAAGAAGGTCTTTATCAAGCCGAACCTTGTGAGGCCCGCACCTCCTGAAAAAGCGGCTACAACCCATCCGGCCCTGCTCAAGGCGATCGCCGAAGAAGTGATAAAAAGGGGAGGAACACCCTGGATGGGAGACAATGGGATCGATGTCCAGAACCTTTACCGGGTGACTGAGGTGGAGCAGACTTGTGCCCCCTATATGGTCAACATCAGCAAGGGCGCCAGCCTTTTCGAGATCGGGGGCTTTAGGGTCCCCATCTCCAGGTCTTTTGTAGAGGCAGATATTTTCATCAACGTTCCCAAACTTAAGACCCATGTGATCGCCGGGATGACTTGCTGCCTGAAGAACCCCTTCGGGTTGATTCCAGGGAACTTCAAGGCCAGAATGCACGCCCGCACAGGCCATGCCAAACGATTAACGGAATTCTTCCTGGATCTCTATCGCTGGAGAATTCCGGACCTGAATATCGTGGATGGAATTCTGGCCATGGAAGGAGACGGTCCTTCCTTCGGAAACCCCAGAGAGGTTGGCAAAATCATCGCTGGGAAAGATGGGATCGCGGTCGATGCTGTCTGCGCCCGCCTGATTAGTTTCCAGAATCCGCGGGGCATCAAGCTAATCGATTTGGCTGAAAAGAAAGGCCTTGTAAACTTCGATCTAAATCATCCCCAAGTAGATGGCCCTTTCGAAGTGATTGGGGATTTTGTGCACCCCTCCACCTATACGGTAAACATCCCCGGGAAAAAATCTCCATTTGCCATGAATTCTGAAAACTATCTCCAGGTGTGGACTGAGCTTGGAGAGGTGAACCCCGCTTGTAACGAGGCGCTGTGCACCCGCTGCGGCGATTGTCCCTCGGCCTGTCCCTCAGGGGCCATCCTCATGCAGCCCTACCCCAGGGTAGACCCCGAAAAATGTGTGAGCTGCTTCTGTTGTGTAGAGGTGTGCCCAGAGAAGGCTCTTATGATCCCCATGACCGATGAACTTCTGGAAAAGAGGAGCAGGATGGGTATGTAA
- a CDS encoding amidase → MNLLNDKNLTIAKIAPLLRQREISPVELTEYFLGRIDRLQPRLNAFITLTKNLARNQARQMEKEILKGHYRGALHGIPITLKDLFYTAGVRTTGGSKILRNFIPKENAIVVDRLFAAGSILLGKTNLHEFAYGVTNANPHYGPAHNPWNLSRVTGGSSGGSAAAVSAGLCLGSLGTDTGGSIRIPSAACGVVGLKPTRGLVPLHGVIPLAFSLDHVGPICRCAEDAALMLGVIAGPDAPHPNSLAKSRMSYTHSLRQGVRGVRVGIPKQYFFDRLQKEVRELALTACATLERLGAKLREVELKGMEEMNQLVAAITLGEALAYHWKWLRTRAKDYGLDWRPRLALGKRQKTIEYLHAQERRRLLTQSFTRVFESVDVLATPTLPIVAPAIGEEEIKVGRRSQSVRAALLRFTRAGNLTGLPVISLPCGFSSENLPVGLQLFGRRLDEATLLRVTYAYEQATPWHKIFPPEPSPTSR, encoded by the coding sequence ATGAATCTTCTGAATGATAAAAATTTGACCATTGCCAAGATAGCCCCCCTTCTTCGCCAGCGGGAAATTTCCCCTGTAGAGTTGACCGAATATTTCTTGGGGAGGATTGACCGTCTTCAACCCAGACTGAATGCCTTTATTACCCTAACCAAAAACCTAGCTCGAAATCAGGCCCGGCAGATGGAAAAGGAAATTTTAAAGGGCCATTACCGGGGCGCTCTCCACGGAATTCCCATCACCCTCAAAGACCTCTTCTATACCGCTGGGGTCCGGACTACGGGAGGTTCCAAAATCCTCCGCAACTTCATTCCTAAAGAAAACGCCATCGTAGTCGACCGGCTCTTCGCCGCGGGATCCATTCTTTTAGGAAAGACCAACCTGCACGAGTTCGCCTACGGGGTAACCAACGCCAACCCCCATTACGGGCCGGCTCACAACCCGTGGAACCTGAGTCGAGTTACCGGAGGGTCCAGCGGCGGGAGTGCTGCGGCAGTAAGCGCTGGTTTATGTCTTGGTTCCCTGGGAACGGACACGGGAGGATCCATTCGGATTCCCTCCGCAGCCTGCGGGGTGGTGGGGCTGAAGCCCACTCGAGGCTTGGTTCCTCTCCACGGCGTCATTCCGCTGGCCTTCAGCCTCGACCACGTCGGCCCCATCTGCCGGTGCGCGGAAGACGCGGCCCTGATGCTGGGGGTGATTGCCGGCCCTGATGCCCCCCACCCAAACAGCCTGGCAAAAAGCAGAATGTCCTATACCCATTCTTTGCGCCAAGGGGTCCGCGGCGTTCGGGTCGGAATCCCGAAACAATATTTCTTTGACCGCCTCCAGAAAGAGGTTCGGGAACTCGCCCTCACAGCCTGTGCGACCTTAGAACGACTGGGAGCCAAGCTTCGGGAAGTTGAATTGAAAGGAATGGAGGAAATGAATCAACTCGTAGCCGCGATCACTTTGGGCGAAGCCCTGGCCTACCATTGGAAATGGCTGCGCACGAGGGCTAAAGATTACGGGTTGGATTGGCGCCCCCGGCTGGCGCTGGGAAAACGGCAGAAAACTATCGAATACCTTCATGCCCAGGAAAGACGGCGGCTGTTGACCCAGTCTTTCACCCGGGTTTTTGAATCGGTGGATGTGTTGGCCACCCCAACCCTCCCCATTGTAGCCCCGGCCATCGGTGAGGAGGAAATTAAAGTGGGAAGAAGGTCGCAGAGCGTCCGCGCCGCCCTTTTGCGTTTTACTCGCGCCGGGAATCTCACCGGATTGCCCGTCATTTCGCTCCCCTGCGGGTTTTCTTCGGAAAACCTGCCCGTCGGACTGCAGCTATTCGGTCGCCGCCTGGATGAAGCTACCCTGTTACGCGTTACCTATGCTTATGAACAGGCCACCCCCTGGCATAAAATATTCCCGCCGGAGCCTTCGCCGACTTCCCGCTAA
- a CDS encoding thiamine pyrophosphate-dependent enzyme: MRARDVQEEYLFSGHGACPGCAMPLVARHAFLALGQNTIVIITASCFGTIISTFYPIAPIKLAAYSTPFASAGAAASGVRAALDMKGDNATTVLAIAGDGGTFDIGLQALSAAAERNDDFIYLCYDNEAYMNTGIQRSSATPWGSWTTTTPPTNLKDQPKKDIVQIMVAHNIPYVATVSIAYPEDFNRKMKKARETRGFKFLYALSPCPVGWRFSSELTVRLARLAVQTKVFPLLEVENGERYILNEVPEGIPVSEYLKPQGRYSFLREGDTERIQENVDREWERLMRQI; this comes from the coding sequence ATGAGAGCCAGAGATGTACAGGAAGAATATCTTTTCTCCGGTCATGGGGCTTGTCCGGGTTGCGCAATGCCTCTTGTTGCGCGCCATGCTTTCCTCGCTTTAGGCCAAAATACCATTGTTATCATTACTGCCAGCTGTTTCGGGACTATCATCTCTACTTTCTATCCCATTGCCCCCATTAAACTGGCCGCTTATTCGACCCCTTTTGCCTCTGCCGGAGCAGCTGCCTCTGGGGTGCGGGCCGCCCTGGACATGAAAGGCGATAATGCCACCACCGTTCTCGCCATTGCCGGGGATGGGGGAACTTTTGACATCGGCCTTCAGGCCCTATCCGCCGCTGCCGAAAGGAACGACGATTTCATCTACCTCTGTTACGACAACGAGGCGTATATGAACACGGGAATCCAGCGCTCATCAGCTACCCCGTGGGGATCCTGGACCACGACAACCCCTCCGACAAACCTGAAAGATCAGCCGAAGAAAGACATCGTCCAGATTATGGTCGCCCATAATATACCGTACGTGGCTACGGTTTCGATTGCCTATCCGGAGGATTTCAACCGCAAGATGAAGAAAGCCAGAGAGACCCGCGGGTTTAAATTCCTCTATGCCCTTTCTCCGTGTCCCGTCGGGTGGAGGTTTTCTTCCGAACTCACGGTACGCCTCGCCCGGCTGGCCGTGCAAACGAAGGTTTTCCCGCTCTTGGAAGTGGAAAATGGCGAACGGTACATCCTCAATGAAGTGCCTGAAGGGATCCCGGTCAGCGAGTACTTGAAACCCCAGGGGCGTTACTCTTTCCTGCGGGAAGGAGACACGGAACGGATTCAGGAAAATGTAGACCGGGAATGGGAGCGGCTAATGAGGCAGATTTAA